From the genome of Eucalyptus grandis isolate ANBG69807.140 chromosome 2, ASM1654582v1, whole genome shotgun sequence, one region includes:
- the LOC120290688 gene encoding secreted RxLR effector protein 161-like translates to MKNIPYASVVGSLMYAQVCTRPDIAFAVGMLGRYQSNPGMDHWRAAKKVMRYLQGTKGHMLMYRRTDNLEVVAYSDLDFAGCIDSRKSTSGYIFMFWRSCIRRSAKQTLVATSTMEAEFVSCFKATSHGVWLKGFISGLRIMDSIARPLRIFCDNSAAGFMAKNHKSGSRSKHIDIKYLAIRERVKEKKVVIEHISTGLMIADSLTKGIKMFEDVAESKLRKGAIVKSVGVVDASAGHVAKVFDRTRTMVDVYGAFYDFLAS, encoded by the exons ATGAAGAACATCCCATATGCTTCtgttgttggaagcttgatgtatgctcaggTTTGCACTCGACCTGACATAGCCTTTGCTGtgggaatgttgggaagataCCAAAGTAATCCAGGTATGGACCActggagagctgcaaagaaGGTGATGAGGTATCTTCAAGGAACAAAGGGACACATGCTTATGTACAGACGAACGGACAACTTGGAGGTAGTTGCTTACTCGGACTTAGACTTTGCCGGCTGCATTGATTCCCGTAAATCAACATcgggatatatttttatgttctgGCGAAGCTGTATCCGGAGGAGTGCAAAACAGACCTTGGTTGccacttccactatggaggcaGAGTTCGTTTCCTGTTTTAAGGCCACCTCACATGGTGTGTGGTTGAAAGGTTTCATATCGGGGCTTAGAATTATGGATTCCATTGCTAGGCCGTTAAGAATATTTTGCGACAATTCAGCTGCAGGTTTTATGGCTAAGAACCACAAAAGTGGTAGTCGAAGCAAGCACATCGACATCAAGTATTTAGCCATCAGAGAAcgtgttaaagagaagaaagtggtCATAGAACACATAAGCACAGGATTGATGATAGCTGAttctttaactaaag GTATTAAAATGTTTGAGGATGTTGCTGAGTCCAAG TTGAGAAAAGGTGCTATTGTGAAGTCTGTTGGTGTTGTTGATGCGAGTGCAG GTCATGTTGCTAAAGTTTTTGATCGCACAAGAACTATGGTTGATGTTTATGGTGCTTTCTATGATTTTCTTGCATCCTGA